The genomic interval CCGACGGTCGCGGCGTTGGCCTTCTTCCTCGCCCACCGGCCCACGATGGGCACGCCGCAGGAGGGGCTGGACCTCTCCTACGGCCGCACCGTCTCGGTGCTCGAGCGCCTCGCGCGCGGCGGTTCGATGCCCAGCCCCATGAGGCTCCTCGACAACCCGCTCGCGGCCCGGGTGGCCGAGGCCGAGGCGGCCGAAGAGGCGAGCCGGGCCGGTCGCCAGCTCAGCGGCGCGACGCTGCCCGCTGATGGTTCCTAGCGCGTCGCGCCCGATCACCGGGCCACCGCCCGCCGCGGACCGCGGGCCCGCGGACGCCAGAACGCCCGCGGTCCGCGGGTCGGCGGTGCCGCCTCGCCGCGGCGCCGCCTCGCCGCGTCCGGCGGCGCCCGCGGGCGTCAGCGCATGCGGTACGCGATCCGGAGGCGTCCGACCGATTCGATCAGGCGGCGGAGGTCGGCCGCGGCGACGCGGCCCGAGGAGAAGTCCGCCGACGCCTCCGCGAAGGGGTCGCCGGTGCGAGCCCCCAGCAGGCCGAGCAGGCCGCCGCCGCCGCGCTCGAGGATCGTGACACGGGCCTCCTCGGCGTCGGCGACGCCCAGCGTGGTCGACACCGACGCGATCGCGTCCTCCAGGTACCCCACCTCGTCGACGAGCCCGTTCTCCACCGCCGCCGCCGAGGTGAAGACCGAGCCGTCCGCCACGCCGCCGACGCTGTCCTCGTCGAGCGCCGGCCGCCCCGCCACGACCACCGAGGCGAAGCGCTCGTACGCGTCGTCGATGAGCGTCGCGACGACCGCCCGGTCGGCCTCGGTCCAGTCGCGGTACAGGTTGTTGGCGTTGTCCTTGCGGGGGCTGCCGTCGGCGACCAGCGTGACCCAGTCGACGCCGAGCTTGTCCATGGCGCCCGCGAGCGTCGGCACCTGGGCGATCACGCCGATGGAGCCGGTGAAGCCGGTGGGCTCGATGAAGATGCGGTCGGTGCCGGCCGCCACGTAGTAGCCGCCGGAGGCCGCGACGCCGCCGAAGCTGGCGACGACGGG from Phycisphaera mikurensis NBRC 102666 carries:
- a CDS encoding S49 family peptidase, with the translated sequence MPDSTPPAPRPPVDPAAAHPFPPPPPGFAPPWAFAAPAARRGGWIGKVLSSLAVALLLFSLLLNLYLGALVYAMTAGPAETVLREGVGIDPKHVAVLPVVGVIDEEMAWFCGEALRSLEKPGRLPDALILRVESGGGGVTASDRIWHELERFQERHPDLPVVASFGGVAASGGYYVAAGTDRIFIEPTGFTGSIGVIAQVPTLAGAMDKLGVDWVTLVADGSPRKDNANNLYRDWTEADRAVVATLIDDAYERFASVVVAGRPALDEDSVGGVADGSVFTSAAAVENGLVDEVGYLEDAIASVSTTLGVADAEEARVTILERGGGGLLGLLGARTGDPFAEASADFSSGRVAAADLRRLIESVGRLRIAYRMR